The genome window GTAACTGTACTTCTACTTTAAGTACAGCGTGTTTACCATCATGCTCCTTAACATGGCCGCtgactgacccccccccccccgcccgcacgcacgcacacagctGTTGTCTAGTCAGGAGTCGTCGTTCCGGAAGACGTGGAACCCCAAGTACACGCTGCGAAGCCACTTTGACGGCGTGCGGGCCCTCGCCTTCCACCCGGCGGAGCCGTGCCTGCTCACCGTGTCCGAGGACCACACGCTCAAGCTGTGGAACCTCACCAAGACCGTCGCAGCCAAAAAGTACATCAAGTACATGGCGTTCATTACCACTAATAGCTTTTTACCATGTGTTGTCATGACAAATATCATTTTATGAAgcattattatatatacatatgttatATAATTTTATGGTACATTatgacaaatatttcaaaatgtgttgGGATGACGTTGAAACAATTTTAAGAGGCTTTATGACCAAATGTATTTTGCAACACATTGTTACAACAAAAATCGTCTTATGAAGCGCTATTACATAAGACATTCTTTTACAAGCCCTTTGACAAACACCATTTTCGGACGTTATAACAAACCTCTTTGTACGACACACAATTTTGCGGCGTTATTACATCAAACGTCGTTTCGCAACTCGTTCTTAtgacaaacattttacaaagcGCTCTCATATGATCAACATTTTATGACGCAGTATGACAAAAATCCTTCAATGACGTCATTACGTCGCGCATTGGCAAGATTTCACGAAACAATGTGAAACGTCAGTTTATGCCGTGTTGTTACGACACGCGACAAAGATCCTTTCACGATACGTCGTTGCAACAAACTGAATTTCACAACGCGTGGTTCCTTCGTCTCAAGATGTGCCGTTCAGTCAAAGATCATTTCATCAAACATCAGAGTGATGTCGTTACGGAAAACATTTCATGACACGTTACACCCAACATCAATTTACGATATATTGATACGTCAATCATTACTTAATAACTCGTCGTCGTGTTCAACATCATTTCCCGAAACATCGCTGCATCAAatatacataaaacattttatgagGCGTTGTTGCACATGAAGATATATCGTTACATCGAACGTCAATTCACGACCCGCCGCGTTCAACGTTAGTACGCGATGCATCCTGGAAACGTGATTGGTTGTAGTATGTCATGCGACTTCTCTTTGTTGGAGTAGAAGTGCCTCGTTGGATGTGGAGCCGGTCTACACGTTCAGAGCTCACGTGTACGTTTGGTAACGCACGTCGATGCGCGGGCGTCACGACGCACTTTGCTGCCTAAACTTATTGCGTCTCCCTCTAGTGGCCCCGTGCTGTCGCTGGCCGTGACTTCCGGCGGCGAGCAGTGCTTCAGCGGCGGCGTGGACGCCACCATACAGTGGTGGAACGTTCCCAGCTCCAACGTGGACCCCTACGACACGTACGGTACGCGCAAACCCGACCTTGCTCGTGTTATTGTTTTACCCGGATGACTGACATCAAGTTGTCATGAGGAGCCGGTCACCTGCTCCTCGTTAAATTCCAAATTTGAATTGCAGGTCAATGGCGTCGCAACATCGCGGATAGAGCGGCCGGTCAAAATCCCACGTTGTATCACGTGACCTTTCCCAACAGAAACCGGAAGTTTAGAGAATGTCAAAATAAGTTCACTTTGTTAGGTTCAAGCGCATTTTAGATGCACTTTAACTGCGATTTGCAACTCACAGGTTCAACTATTTGTGGAtctcccaacccccccccccccttttaaatttttttcttttatttctttttgaaaactcactttttttgctcttttataAGTGATGTCCCAGtctgatctttgagatcggaaatcggttCGAATGAAAATCCAACTCGGCGATgcaatttctgtagaaattgcgtgtgaatgctcAAAAGCTCCAATGAAATGTGGGATGATTTTGGGATTtttgaatgtggaaaatatttagTCGTTGGAATGGGATGAGTCGTTCCAGAAATGGAGAAGGTGGTGGCAGTAATGTACAATATGTCTAAATGTAGGAATTTTAACGTGGTCAAATGTGGAATTTCGGAGCTCTGGAGATTGTGAGAACGTTAAAAATACTTTCTAAGGTGACATGAGTGAGCGCTACAAtacaaatgatgtttttattggaaCGTCGCATTGGGAATGAATTGGGAATTTTTGGGTGGACACGGTGGCTCATTTGGGAATGAAAGTAGCCTGGATGGCATGAATTCTTGGAAAGGGCTGAAGTTGAATCCATCGAGATATGTGAGCTTCCCCAAAAAAAGTAGGGAGCATAATACACTTTTTGGGGATCGAATAAAATCTGTGCCTTCAGTATTCACACAATGAAGCGGTTCCAGACACCCGAAAACGGGACCGGTAGCTTTTATGGAGATGAACGCTTTGGGCCGCTCGATGACGCCGAAACCAGCGGCAGAGGAAGTTTCAACAAAATCAGATTGCACGAAATCAAAATGGTGTTCAGGGATGATAGTTTGTGCTACTTTCTGGTTGTAACTGTCAATTCCTCGTGTTTTTTCACCGGCGACGGCGGGAAGCTGACTGTATTTTCCCGCTCTTAGACGCCAGCACCCTGGCCGGCACGTGGACGGGGCACACGGACGCCGTGTGGGGTTTAGCGTACAGCGGCATCAAGAACCGCCTCCTCTCCTGCTCGGCCGACGGGACGATCAAACTGTGGAACCCTCGGGAGGAGAACCCCTGCATCAGCACTTTCAACACCGCCGCAGGTCAGCCGCCGAGCTCGCCGCCCCCGACGAGTACGGCACGGTCGAGTTAtgcgcacgcgcgcgcgtgtgtgtgtgtgtgtgtagaacaCGGCGTGCCGACGTCGGTGGACTTCAACGGCTGCGACCCCGCCCGCGTGGCGGCGGCGTTCGACAGCGGCGACGTGGTGGTCTACGACTTGGAGACGTCCCAGAATGCACTGGTGCTCAAGGGCCAGGGCGAAGGAAGTGAGTGCGCACACGCGCGACGGACGAAGAGTCCAATATGAATTCACGACACGTCACGTCAAAAGTCAGTTGGCGACACCTCGTCACATCGTGGAATGTCACGAGACGCGTCGTGATGCGACGTGACGTCAGTTTTGTCAGAACATCGGTCGACGAGTCGTGATTATTTTGCGACGTGTCAAAACGTCAAGCAGTTCACGAAACGTCATGTCGAacgtctttttttaaattttttaaaaaaatttttacgtCAAACACCAGTTCGCGATGggttgtgtcaaacataaattCAGAACGTGGCAAAAATCTGCTCCCGTCGCGTCGGCAATCTGTGCCACGAGACCGATTCGCTACATTTCTACATACACGGGTCGCGAttcgatttaaaaaatgatatctTTCAGGGCGGAACGATACGCTACAGTATGGGAGCGTTACGATTATTCGATACGATACGATTTGGAGCCTCATTACGTCCTTAAATGTAACGTCCCGGTGCGCGCGCACAAAGCGGCCGTTTGTCTCCTGATGCCACGTTGCGTCTGGCGTGCAGGCCGTCCGGGCTGCCATCACATCTACAAGGTGGCGAGCCATCCCACGCTGCCCGTCACCATCACCGCGCACGAGGACAGAAACATCAAGTTCTTTGACAACAAGTCAGGTAACGCGCGGCTTCTCCATCTGGCCCTTCGGCTTTGCCGGGGAGtgagtgggtgggtgggtgtgcgcgtgcgtgcgtgcgtgcgtgcgtatacacagtgggtacagaaagtattcagatccccttacaTTTTTTACTCCTTTGccgccatttgctaaaattattttagcaaatttgttttcatcgcagcaccccatattagcagaaaaaaaaagacattgacatttttgctgatttattaaaaaagtgaaatattacacagccgtaagtattcggaccttttgctgtgacactgctatatttgtccatttcttctgatcatccttgagatggttctccaccttcattggcgtccagctgtgtttgattatcctgattggacctgattaggaaagccacaccccctgtctatagaagaccttccagctcacagaggatgtcagagcaaatgagaatcaggaggtcaaaggaactgcctgaagagctcagagacagaattgtggcaaggcacagatctggccatggttacaaaaaaaatcttctgcacttaaggttcctaagagcacagtggcctccataatcctgaaacggaagacgttcgggacgaccggaacccttccgagagctggccgtccggccaaacggagcgatcgggggagaagagccttggtgaaaaaggcataaagaagaacccaaagatcactgtggctgagctccagagatgcagtcgggagatgggagaaagttctagaaagtcaaccatcactgcaacccTCCACCCGTCGGGGCtgtatggcagagtggcccgacggaaggaagcctctcctcggtgcGAGACGcacgaaagcccgcatggagttggctaagaaacacctgaaggactccaagatgtgagaaataagattgtctggtctgatgagaccaagatcgaaATTGTTGGCCTTCATTCGAAGCGgcacgtgtggagaaaaccaggcactgctcatcacctgtccaatccagtcccaacagtgaagcacggcggTGGCAAGCATCACGCCGTGGGGAGCTTTTCAgccgcagggacaggacgaccggttgcaatcgaaggagagatgaatgcggccaagtatagggatatcctggacgaaaaccttctccacagtgctcaggacctcagactgggcccaaggttcaccttccaacaagacaatgaccctcagcacacagctaaaataaccaaggagtggcttcagaacaactctgtgactgttcttgtatggcccagccagagcccggacttcaacccaattgagcatctccggaaagacctgaaaatggctgcccaccaacgttcaccatccaacctgacagaactggagaggatccccgaatccaggtgggaaaaacctgttgcatcgtTTTCAAAAAGACTCGTGGCTGTATGAGCTCGAAAGGGGCTGAAGAATAttcatggctgtgtgatatttcagtttttctttttttaaaccatttcaacaattctgctttttttctgtcaatatgggctgctgtgtgtacattcatgtggaaagaaaatgaacttaaatgattttcgcaaatggctgtaatataaaaaagagtgaaaaattgaagggggtctgaatactttccgtacccactgtacatgtgactctgtgtgcatgtttgtttgtgcatacatggtctgtgtgtgtttttgtgtgaatggttgtgcatatttgtgtgcgtgtgtggtttcgaatacgcgtgtgtgtgtgtgcgcacgcgcagGTAAGGTGATCCACACCATGGTGGCCCACCTGGACGCCGTGACCAGCCTGGCGGTGGATCCAAACGGGATCTACTTGATGTCTGGAAGTAAGTGCGCCTGTCCCTTTTTAAAAGCGGAGTTGAAGGCGCGGGACCTCCGATTGATTGAGGGCTGTCGTTGCCGTGGTTACAGGTCACGACTGCTCGCTGCGCTTGTGGAATCTTGACTCCAAGACGTGCGTGCAGGAGATTACGGCGCACCGCAAGAAGAGCGACGAGGCCATCTACGACGTGACCTTTCACCCCTCCAAGGCCTACATCGCCTCGGCCGGCGCCGACGCCCTCGCCAGGGTCTACGTGTAGGGCGACCCTCGCGTGTAGAGACGTGACGCCGAACGGCCGCCGCTCGCGCCTCGGGCAGCTGACCGATGACATCATCAGTCCACCTGACACTCAAGCCCCTCCTCCTACGCCACCCGTCCCGCCGATCAGGCCGCTTATCCAAATGGCGTCCGATCCCGTCGCTAGGTGGTCCTCAGGCTCTCTCCGCCGACGGCGGCGAGGTTTCTTCACCGAAGCTTCCCGGAACACGACGGCAAATAAAACGTACAGGCCAGATCGATCGGGACAGGATTCGGGACTGCCGCCGGCCAAGCGGAACGTTTTTTGACGTTCGTGCGATGACATCGCAGCGACGTTTGATCTGATCGGCGGCGACGGGACTTCGGACCCCGGTCGTGCGATCCCGCGGCCGGCCAATCACGGCTCTCCGTTCGGTTGCCGACGTCACGAGTGCGCGCAGGGTTTTtggtgtttgttttcaaatattttcaaaccATCTACGTTCTGTTCCTGGAGTGAACGATTCTGATCGGTCAGGACGAGATTCGGAACCGCTGTCACGCGCTCTCGCCTCGGCAGCAGCCGGCCGATCGCACGTCTCTGTTGAGTCGCTCAGGAGTCGGTGTGACGCTGTCATGATTGGtcctgattggacttgatcgATTTGGGACTCGGGGCTTAAGCGGCCAATCGCAAGTCTCCATTCAGTCACCCATATCACAAGTATTTGATGGATTTTTGacgttttaaaaaacaatctttttccTCATCTACTTCCTGTTCCTGAGTTTTTGTGACGACGTCATGGCAACTGTCAGTCAAAATCCAGGAAATAACTGCCAActcattgatattttatttatttgattttatttttccgaGCCCCTCCGCCGATTGGTTGACCGCATAGCATCCGCTCGGGGGGGCGGAACCACGTCGCTCACTGCCGCCATTCTCACGCTTCGATGTCCATATTAGGCAGTCAAGACTCCGGGAGGAGATGTCCAATCAGAAGCCACCCTGGAGCCCACGCTGCCTCCCGATTGgcttatattttgttttaacttaaGGGATTGCTGGTGTGGCGAGCAGCTGACGTTTACCACGTGACGCGTTATTACTTCCTGTTGGTGTCCTGCATGAGTACCACaattaaagtattttttctAGTCTTCCAACTggcatttgttttcattgcgAGGACGTCGCACCGCCAGAGTCAAGGCCCGCCTCGTCACTCGTTACACGAGCGAGTTTTTGACGACGCGGCCGAGGCCGAGGACGGCCGAGCCCTCGACGGCGACGAGGTCTCGCCCTCCTCCGAGCGTCACGCCGTCCAGGCGGCGGCGGAGCAGATCCCCGAGCCGACGGTTGTCTCGACGCAGCTCCTTGCCGCGTTCGGTGAGCGCGTCTCGCTGCAGCAGGGCCCGGTTGAGGCGGCGAGTCAGCTGATGAACTTCTGGAAATGTCTGCAGACGCAAAAAGTCACAGCGTCCAGAAGAATGGGGACGTAATTGACGCAAGGAGTCGTAAACTTAAGTTTGAACATCACGACACATTTGTACATCAATTTTAAGTTTGCAAAACGTCAAATTTAAGCGCGTTAAGGTTTGACACGCCGTTTTGTTCGACACGCAAACTGTTCACGATGCGGGATTACGTACGCAACGTGATGTAGAAAATCAGTTCGCTTCGAGTTGTTCCATCTTGAGCTTCGCGTGTTGTGTCGAAAATGAGTTCGCGACACATTGTTGCGTAAAACCGTTGACGGCGGAGGTGTCGACAATCGGTTCGTGACGCATCAAGGCGTAAAATCGCTTGTCGTTTGCCGCAACGGCGCGTCGTCATGCTTGGACGATGTCGTGACGTTTGATGCGGTGTCGTGACCTGATTTTGGACGGCACGTCAGATCTTGAACAACTCGCGCGTCGTGATATTAAATTTGACGTAACGTGTCGTGAATGATGTTGAATCCGTCAGAAAGTAATATTTGGCGTCACGTCATGACCAGATGTTTGACCTGACGGCGTGTCAAATCTTGAATTGGACGGAGCAAGGCGTTGAGATCTGATGTCGGATGTcatgttgcttttggaaataaaAGTGAGTTCACGACACATTACGTCAAGTTGAAGTTGAAGATTTGATTCGAGGTTATGTCAAACATCAGCTCGTGACAGAACATGACGGCAAACCGCAGTTCCCAACGCCAAATGACGTACGACGTCAGTTGGCGGTTTACGTCAAATTGAAGTTCGCGACGCATTATGTCATCAAACTAACTTCGACGTTACGTCTTCCATCGCCACGCTGCCAAACGTCAGTTCATGACGTCAAATTTCAGTTCACAGTGTGTCGTTACGATCACTTTAAGGACACAGAAATGCTGCGGCAAACGTTTCGTGACCGTATGTGTCGCCACGACGACACCGCAACGGGCTAAACTTTGACCTTGGGCGGTCGCGCCGCTCCCGGCTGCTCGTCTTCGCCACCGTGTGGCCAAGAAGACGTCGCGTGTTGTATCTTGCTGCAGACGGAGGCGGCCTGCAAAACCTTCTCGCCCTGCGGACGAAACGTACGTCAGCGACGCGGCGTCGCTCTCCGTAACCACGGCGACCAGAGCCGGCCCACCTTTGCGACGACCGTCCGCAGCTTCCGCGAGGCGGCGTCCGTTCGGAGGGCCAGGACGGACAGACGTTTTCCGGACGCCCGGCGAGCTTCGCTCAGGTCGTCACGGAGACGGTGAGTCTTCGCCGTCACCTCGGCGCTCGCCGCCGCCAGCGCGTCCGCCTCGGACGCCGTTTCGGTCTGGAACGCGCTCAGCTTCGCACGCAGCGCCGTGACGGCGGCCTGGCGGGGAGACGAGACAGCGGTTCGGGACGGGTCACGTGACTACGCGGAGATCCCCGCTACCGAACGCTCGCCGACGCGCCACCTGCAGCCTGCGCACTCTCGCCACGTCCTTGCCGGTGTCGTCGAGCGGTCTTCGGTTCCCGGACATCAGAAGTCGGGCGGGGCTGCGCGCTCGTTCCGCTTCCCGCTTCTGGCACCGCTCGTCGTCCGCGTCGCGCGGCGCCGCCACCTTGCCGGAGGCCACAACGACACGTGACCGGCCCGCCGCCGAGACGGCGGCGATGAAGTGCAAGCGGTCGGCGACGCACTCGTTCCCGCCGAGCGACGCGATGGGCCGCCACGATGTCGCCGTACGCCGCGTGGACGTCACTCGCGATGAACGTGAACGCCAGGTCCTCCGGACCGCCGCGCTGCGACGCCATCTTGTTCCTAAATTAGCACGCATACCACTTTCTAGCGCGTTTGGCCTGATTGGGCTCGCAGATTAGCTGCGGCCTTTCCCGGCCGACTTCGAGTGAGAGacggcgtacaccctggactggtcgccagtcaccGGCAAGTCACATATGGACGAGAAattgactggtcgccaggctaCATAATGTTAATGCGAGAGGAAAACCACACACGGCGTCGCCGACCTCTCTTCCGCCGCGAAGCCTCGGCAGACGTCTCGCAGATTTCCCTCCCAGCGGCGCCGCACCGACGCCGCGCGCTCGTCCAGCGCGGCCCGCAGACGCTCGACGTGATGAAGGTGAAGACGACGCACGCGGCAACACTGACGCTCCGCCTCCTCGAGGTCACCTGATAAGCTCTGtcacacaaacaggaagtgatgcACGCCGAGCCACGGCGTGGCGCTCATCTTCCTCCAGCGAGCACGCGAGCACCTTGATGACGTCGTCCAGGCCGTCCAGCTGTCGCTCGAAGGTCTGTCTcgagatgatgatgtcatcgcaCAGCCGTTGCGAGCGCGCCTGGCGGAGGATGACGCGCCAGGCCCGCTTGATCTTCGCCTGGTTGAGGCGGGAGTTGTGCTCCTCCTTCTGCACTTTGACCTGCCCGCACAGACACGCCCACTTCAAACCCTTGTGCAGAATTCGCCAGTTGTGACATCACTGTCCTCGCGAACATGACGTCATCATCGTCACGTTGAGCCTTACTGTTAGGAAGAGTGTGAGAAGCTCCTCCCTATTCCTGTTCACTTCCGCTTGTTGTTCTTGGGCTCGGCGACGTCGCAGAAGAAGCtcctccccttcctcctccGACGCCCCGCCTCCTTTCTTCACCTTCCTCggcatcttcctcttcctcactcAGGACGCCCGAACGATTTGTTACGCAACCAATtactaaatcttttttttagctGAATCATGCTAACATGAGCTAAGCTAACACGGAGGAGCGGTGGACGGCcttttcattaggtacaccgtcGAATGACATCCAATCAGAAAGTAAGGACAGTAAATCTCACTTTATTTTCGAGATTGGAAAAGAttcaactttattattattacattccCCAAGTACAAAGCAACAAAATACAAGATCGTGCGTACAAGCATTAAtagcatattatatatattatatatattgtgcTGTATGTACAGTCATGTGCGTTACTGCACTATGACTGTAAATTACGAGAAAATATACGAAGCAAAAGATGAAATATACTGAAAATACATGTTTTAGTATCATCTTTATTACTGTGCATGTAGAGAAGTTGTCTTTAAAGGTTCTAATTTTCAGCCTCGTGATGTCATTCGAATGTGAGATTttttggtgtacctaatgaagtggccgcaGTGTGAGTCAAGATTTGCAACTTGCAgtcaaatatcaaaataatgacgaaatattattattatttttttttacaattgtgtggAAAACAAATGCGCGTGATCGTCACCTTACCTCGTCCACGCGCTCCGGCTTGCAATGTTTGCGTCTCGTTTCCATGGTGACCACCGAGCACACCATCCGCCATCTTGGTGCGACTTTATCCTCGTTACCGAGCAACCGCAATAAAATCAATTTTTACTTCCGGTCCGCCGAcacgcttttttaaaaaaaaatgtgtacactgTATTTATGATCAATTTAATGTGATCGTCATAAAAACTGtgcttttctaaaaaaaaaaaaaaaaaaatgtttttaataaattttgAAATGACCACAACCGTAGTTTATGacgttattattgttattgttattatgtgCTGCGTGATTATGTTTGACATTCATGATTTATTTGCTAAAGAtcgtatttatatttatatttatatttcccggctatcttcgggcgggggcggggggcggggggcgccctcaaccggtcgccagccaatcgcagttgtTGATATTTCTACTTTTGAAATGATTCCCGAGTGTGAGCGCGTAAAATGTTTGTTCACGAGACGGCAGCAGACATTTTGAAGTCATTCTCATGTGACGTCTTAATAAACAGCAAATAgtaaaagaatttttttttgtaaacaatttaataataaatacataagaaGGTCAAATAGATCATGAGATCGTCACAGGTTTACAGTTTGTTGAAgtataaaatatgaaatgagaTTGGAAAAGTTAcacaaggaaaagaagacaaagtgtTCCAGCGTGACGCCACCTGTCAATCAATCAACTACATGTCGTGACTCGGTGATGACGTCATCGCGTATCGTAcagcacgcgcgcgcgcgcgctttCAGTTGTTGGCGTTGAAGTCGTGACAAATTCCGCGGATGATGTCTTCGACGAGGTCTTGGAGGCCTTCGAAGTGTCTGCTGAAGAAGATGTGCTTCTCTTTGGGCGCGGACGCCATCACCTGCAGGTCGTCCATGGGCGCCCAGGCCACGCCCACCGATGTGATGGTGATGCCTGGCACGCGCAACAAGCCAACGTCACCTTCGTCAATTCAACCCATTCAACCTTTGCCAATTTACAGCAAAGGAAAAATGTTCCGAGAGCAAATTTGAGAGGAAGTCGAGTGATGAGAAAAAGGTCAGATTTGGgaagaaccaaaaaaaagtcacatttacaTCGCAAAATCTGAAgttgtaatcttatgagaaCACAGTGAAGTCTTAACGTCTCGATATTGCAGTGGAGCCGATTGCGCATATTTGCGCTTTGGTATTGGGgaattttgggggtggggggacttCTCCCTCGTTATTCGCAGAAATCTTCCATTcagtcaccttttttttttttttttaaacgcttaTTTgcgttgttttatttttttgtatctttcTTTGAGCCAATTTCCCACTTATTCCCATTTATGGCAatgatttgcagatttttgctaatGGACGGTACTGCCTTCTCCCAGTTGGGTATTTGTGAATTGACCTGTTTGAAGATGTTTGgggtgatttccccccccccccccccccatcacccACGGAAATGTTTCCAATGCAtcgatttttgtatttattcgaTTCGTTAGGTCAGGAAATCCGACGGCGGAGACGCACGAAAGGATGCGACGTCGTTGCTCGTTTACGGCGGGACTCGGGTCGCATATTCTTTTGCTTACTGGTGTTTACGCGTTTTAAAGATGAATGAACCTCTCTGGACTCCGATTAACCTCAACCTTAATCTTACAAACACTTTTAACAGTGTTAAACCTaagcatacagtaatgcacacgaGTACTGTAATCTTTGTACATTGTATTCATTGTAGGATGCGTTTGAATGAATATTTCTTTCGTTTTTTATTGAGTTTGAATGTTTGAGGCTCGGACGGGTttcttttaccacaaaaaatGACAGCAAACGCAAGCtatgcgcccgcgacccgagtgagcaAAAGCGGCGTCGAAATTGGACGACTGGAcgaatatgaaaacaaatctgcaatGAACTGAAGCCGTAATAGCTCAAGCGCAATATAGCGAGCGAACATTGAAGAAATATCATTTTGTGTTCACGCGTACACACCTTGATTGTGCGCCACCAGCGCGGGCCCGCCCACGTTGTCGTACGATTGGCCGTCAGTCACCACGATCAAGAAGTTGCGTCCGGCCGCGGCTTGCCTGTCACACGAGAAGCCGATCATGTCGCCGGCTAGCTAGCGGCGACGGTCGCCCGGCGTCGTCACCTGAAGACATTCCGCGTAGCGTAGGTGATGGCGCTCCCCGTGGCCGTGCCGCCGCTCATGTACGGGATCTTCCTCAGGGCGGCCGCCGCGGCGTCCTTGCTGGCGTGCTCCGAAAGGTCGAACTCCAGGCGCTGATCGTACGTGAACTGAACGGCGCCTGAGCGCGACACACGACCGGTCCGTCAGTCGGTCCGTCGGCCGATCGGCGCGCGAGTCGACGGGCGGCCGGGCCGACTGACCGACGTGAGCTCCGACTTCCGAGACGTCCAACCTGCCGGCGATGGCCGCCGCGAACTCCAGGACCAATTGGAAGTTGGGAGAGCCCATGCTAGACGAGCCGTCGATGAGGAAAACCACGTTGACCGAATTCAAACACGTGCGacctgaaaacacaaaaacacaacggGACCAGCGCCGTCGCTACGCACGCACTCGCACCGTTCGCCTGGCGCGTTGACCGCGTGTCGGTATTGTGTCGATGACGCGTTGACCGCGGGTGGACAGCGTGTCGGCGATGTGACGGCTTTTTATTGGCGCGCCGGTGGCGTGGCGGAGTCGCATAACGCGTCGATTTGTCGTATCGTCGGCGTGTCGTACTGCACTGAAGCGCGTCCAGCGAGCAGAGTCTCTGCGCGAGAGGTTTGA of Phycodurus eques isolate BA_2022a chromosome 4, UOR_Pequ_1.1, whole genome shotgun sequence contains these proteins:
- the strn3 gene encoding striatin-3 isoform X3; the encoded protein is MLEYALKQERAKYHKLNYGTELNQGDLKLASFEPDAKDSEVSALPANSQLTWKQGRQLLRQYLQEVGYTDTILDVRTQRVRSLLGLNASEQNGSLDKKKKNLQQLINGNDAKRGPGDVLETFNFLENADDSDEDEDEDGELMDDISDDVRHPQKHKNKVGNEGLASEEDDADTEEALKEFDFLVTAEDGEGAGEARSSGDGTEWAEPLPFAPGGGKNFLMGGADHVLESVLGLGDLADLTVTNDDVDFNYDLLSSQESSFRKTWNPKYTLRSHFDGVRALAFHPAEPCLLTVSEDHTLKLWNLTKTVAAKKYIKSASLDVEPVYTFRAHVGPVLSLAVTSGGEQCFSGGVDATIQWWNVPSSNVDPYDTYDASTLAGTWTGHTDAVWGLAYSGIKNRLLSCSADGTIKLWNPREENPCISTFNTAAEHGVPTSVDFNGCDPARVAAAFDSGDVVVYDLETSQNALVLKGQGEGSRPGCHHIYKVASHPTLPVTITAHEDRNIKFFDNKSGKVIHTMVAHLDAVTSLAVDPNGIYLMSGSHDCSLRLWNLDSKTCVQEITAHRKKSDEAIYDVTFHPSKAYIASAGADALARVYV
- the ccdc65 gene encoding dynein regulatory complex subunit 2: MPRKVKKGGGASEEEGEELLLRRRRAQEQQAEVNRNREELLTLFLTVKVQKEEHNSRLNQAKIKRAWRVILRQARSQRLCDDIIISRQTFERQLDGLDDVIKSLSGDLEEAERQCCRVRRLHLHHVERLRAALDERAASVRRRWEGNLRDVCRGFAAEERNKMASQRGGPEDLAFTFIASDVHAAYGDIVAAHRVARRERVAAPRDADDERCQKREAERARSPARLLMSGNRRPLDDTGKDVARVRRLQAAVTALRAKLSAFQTETASEADALAAASAEVTAKTHRLRDDLSEARRASGKRLSVLALRTDAASRKLRTVVAKGEKVLQAASVCSKIQHATSSWPHGGEDEQPGAARPPKTFPEVHQLTRRLNRALLQRDALTERGKELRRDNRRLGDLLRRRLDGVTLGGGRDLVAVEGSAVLGLGRVVKNSLV